In Perca fluviatilis chromosome 19, GENO_Pfluv_1.0, whole genome shotgun sequence, the genomic window ATTACtgcggatggatggatggacacaaCATGacaatccacatgaataatatggaaaagatactaaataaaaaaatccacataAATGTACTGAGGGATGTacggtaaggtgctctatgagagtgtgtgtcatggtggtagtgcaagaagtccaatagtgcaaggaagTAATAAGGTTACAGTTCAGTTATGTTCACTGCATGTTGATTGTGTTTGGTCATTTGATTAAATGCTACTTTTTTAGGTAATCATTGCACCACTCACATATCCTGCATTGTTACAGCACATATTCCTAAATAAAGTAGTTCTTAACACAGTACTCCACATGCCGTACCTGTGCTGAAAGAGTTATTGCTTCATGGCCAGTTGGAGAGAAACAATTACAGCGACCGTCTACTTTTTCAGCATGCACTGGCTTGTGAGTGTTGAGATTTGATGTGTAATCAAATCACCACAAACTATCTGGGACAGCCAGATATGTAGTATATTTTACAGCTCAGCAGTACTggtttgcctctgggcaaataATGAAGCTGACATAGTCTGCTGTGTGCACTGGACTTAATGGAAACTTGAAAACAACACTATGTCCAGAGgaggatggtggtggtggtggtaggaTGGGGGGGGTCAAACTGTTTCCCCATGATGATAACATAACTTCAGACCCTCTACATTACTGCTGTAGTGTAGCTATTGTGGCATTCTAGTACACCATCAACCTCCACAGTTTATGTAGACATGTTTGCAGTATAAATGACAGCACATAAATGTCATCAAATATGAATCTATGCAAATTATTTTTGAAGATGTCTTTTGTTCCTACATTTGTTAGTGTTTCCAAGAAATGTGTGAAATGCAAAGAGGCGCCTGCGGCTGTGGTCATCAGAGCAGGAGATACGTTCTGCAGGTAAGACTGTCGTACTGCTATCTACTGGACAGCTCAGGGCTGTCACTGGATGGGGCTAGATGCATAAAACTGTTTAGATTAAGAcccattaaagctatagtgtgtagtttctgtcgcccccatgaggaattctaagtaatgacagcacgtccacatgatacaagtcgCCCCCCTTTTTTAGTCCGCTTCATAAAGTCTCACTCACACATGGTTCTGTTTTATAAATATAAGAGTCAATAAAAAGTTAATTTGTGTATGAGCGGAGAAGCTCAGCAGCAGAGTGGTGAATGTGAGGAGCAGATCAGAAAACACAATCTTCTCAAATGTTATTATAAAAGAGGATAAATCAATCTACCTATCTCTAAATAAGCCTGTTGCAGCTGAGATACAttgctcagcataagtgaatacacccatgctaaagttgactaaaaagaggaataaaaaaaatcatctttatgccttaattaaaaaaatgagtaaaaatgcaacctttaaggacaccaattttctttgtgaatgaataatgtatcgtaaataaataaatgttggcatggggtactttccataaaatcatctctcaatgcaaatcaaaccagctattaggctaactgaaataaaaccatgccaatctctaggtatggtgaagggtatgtgatgatgtggggggggggggactttaacataggggtgtacttacttatgccccctgtattttaaggaagaacatttatttatttgatacattattcacaaagaaaattggtgtccttaaaggttggatttttcctcattttttttaaattaaggcatttagatcaatttccaaaagatgattttttttttattgctcatTTTAGTCAACTtaagcatgggtgtattcacttatgctgagcacaGTTAATAAAGGCCACTATTTAGAACGTACAGCCCTGACAGAATCTGACTTTTTAGTTGTGACCAGGCCACGTATCCAGCCTGTCCCATATCTGATTTTCAAAGGTCTTGCAAATAAcaatgcaaataaataaattgcattttAATGACTTTGCTCAAatcctttctctgtctgtgttagGGGCTGTTTCAAGGAATACTTCATTCATAAGTTCAGAGCCATGCTGGGCAAAAACAGGGTGATTTTCCCTGGAGAGAAGGTAATCTGTGGGCTTTATTTGTACACTTTATTCTCTAAATAAAAAACGTGTGTTTTCTTCGGACACTGCATGACACAATATACTGCAATTAATTTTCTTCATTTATTATGCACACAATAATTCAAATGAATTAAAAGGTCTTCTCtggttgtaggtgctgctggcTGTATCTGGAGGTCCTTCTTCCTGCTCAATGCTCAGTCAAGTCCAAGAGGTTTACCTGTTTAAATTGAAatgataaaaaacaaatggctgtgattggttgtgaCTGATGTGAATGATAATTCAATTAGTGGGCATATGACTTCCGTGTCCTGCATGAACTAACGCGATGCTTAATGTAATTTTTAAGAATGGGAAATAAGTTGAATAAGCGTTTGTCAGTAAGCTGTTGGTTGTCTGTTTTATCAGATGGTCAACAGAATAGCACGTTATGGTACGTGCAGCCACAAtcagtacatttacatgcacaccaatattccactattattccgaatatgacaatattccgaatttgatacaggtcatgtaaacagcatattctggttggatattccgaataaggcctttttccaaatatagcactttccgattaagacatgtgggatatttCAGTATTATTCGCATTTTAGAGGTCTTCTTTGGACATGTAAACAGTGCATttggaatatgcgtctcaatcgggGTTTTCACCCgcaggcttatggtcagctctgtgcgttgctatggttgctgtacacaaactaacgagccaacagtttgcagggctgcagacccgataagaaggagaaacaccgctatttttaaacatgatcaaagacttggatatcaacaggtttttggatatgagcccacatcgctacgccgaccttttcaagaagctggttgaaggaatgaaagagggacgctgtgttcacacgctccaacaagtcctccaccgctggaaaactttgaaaaaaattgtattttgcacgactacatgtaaacgggaatattagtggaatattcactttcattaccCATGGAAACACCTTAGttggaatatcgtctttttcagaattagggcaaaaaacggaatattatgtgcatgtaaacatactgacTGAGGTCTGAGACAAGCATGTTATAAAACATCAGTGGATCTCAGTAGGAAAGTATCGTTCAGTACTAAAATTTCAGCATGGAGCACGACAGCCAGTGACCTACTGTATGTGGATAAATGGAGGATTTTCATAAACTAATAACTACCAAAGTTCCCTGAACATTTAATGATGTAACAGATGGTGAAATGCTACTTATAATTCCACTATACATTCCTTATCCATAGAGATTCTGTATGACCATATAGGTCCATTATAATCTTGTttccttgtctttgtttttaaatattaatgcaGCTGCAAACCTTTTCTTCCTCCCAGGGTTTGAGTCAGAATGCTCACAAGAAGTTGAGATTCTTACCCGGCATTGTCTTCATTGATGGTAAATGAAGTTGGGAGTCTAATCATTTTCATGTACACTATGTCAGGAggactttttttgtgattaacaattttttttaatttaagtttAAAATGACGACACCATAAACCCATCATGAACATGTCCGGAGGACTTTTGTCCTTTCTGAAATGATTCTTGGccaaagcgtgtgtgtgtgtgtgtgtgtgtgtgtgtgtgtgtgtgtgtgtgtgtgtgtgtgtgtgtgtgtgtgtgtgtgtgtgtgtgtgtgtgtgtgtgtgtgtgtgtgtgtgtgtgtgttcgtgtgtgtgtgtgtgtgtgtgttcgtgtgtgtgtgtgtgtgtgtgtgtgtgtgtgtttgtgtgttcgtgtgtgtgtgttcgtggtGTGTTCGTGttcgtgtgtgttcgtgttccCAGAGGGGGGTGCTGTAGGTCAGTCTgtggaggagagacagaggactCTGGCTGAGCTGCAGGCTGTGTTCAAAGCTACTGGTTTCCCCTTCCACATGGTGCCTCTGGAACAGGTCAGGACCGCTCTGCTGAACCTCAGCAGTCTGTTACGCCTAAAATGACTAAAGTCTAAAACTgtcaaacatgcattttgttACCCAATATTTGACTACAGTTTTACCtgtcagtagggttgggtatcatttggTTTTTTTCCTATACCAGTGCTAAAATGATACTTTTAAagcggtgccggtgcctgaacctatatatatatatatatatatatatatttatatttatttataatgtataaaatataaaaaggagcacaaaatgacagttggcgacattaaagaacggcttgtttattgctaaggccatatggtcaaaattaaatgattgattaataatgtaataacaatgagttgtttcaccagtaaattgctggtgaATGataaaaacaagcaccagatggtaaaaggatattttacaataactttgaatgcaccacaaggctggcaagtttcaagtgaacgcaccgtctgtgttgatTTTCCAACAATGAcagctgcagtcagactgttacgtcccgctgttggaatacTCCACAGGGAAAtaaagtcacactttacaccgcttaacgtaagctgtaacaaaaaaaagtgtgtttaatCTGGTaacatagaagaaaaaaaagtaaggcaccgaaattttcgttggaaccggtgccctattggcaccgtgtttcggtacccaaccctacctgtCAGTCTCATGACACTTTTACAATCTTATAAGGTTGGACCTGTAATGGTCTGAAGTGAGTGCTGTCAAACTGACAAAAAGACTACATCAGATCAAATGTAGTCTAtgtcctcgacgttccacttcctgtgattgctccggtgctgcaggaaattccccaggatgcatgtcttttcgccgatgtccgtccccttcctcttcctttgtgttggcgttctaacctccggtggatttgtgaggactatggttaactgctcctcagatctctgcagggtaaatccagacagctagctagactatctgtccaatctgagttttctgttgcatgactaaaactactttagaatgtacacgttccaccaaaacaagttccttcctgagactattttgcagcagctccgtgcggagcttagcgccgctcgtgacgattgtgattggtttaaagaaatgccaataaaccagagcatggtTTTCATgcatgctatgtggactagccagaacctcctccacagcacttgtggaggagggtctaggTCAAATGGGATATTGAATGTGTCCTCCATCCGCTCTTTAGGTTCTGGAACTTCCCAGTTCAGTGTTGGTGACCGCCCCGGCACTTTCAGAGCAACCAGCCGGCGCCTACAAAGCAGCCGTTGATCGTTTCATTCAGAGAGACAGCAGAAGCAGTGTGCCGCCACGGCAACAGGAGGAAACATCACTACCTCATGTTCAGGAGTCCCACAGACAGTTACTGCAGCAGCTGATTGGCTCTGCTAAGACACTGACCGCCAGAGAAGACCTGCTAAACACATTAAGGTTAGACCGACACTACCTGCTGACTCCCACCTGTCTTGATGGTGCGTCTGTATTTAGTCTGAGCTGTTGATGGTAATACACCACTCTCTCCTCCATTGTTTGGACATGTATGATGAATTAACTGAAGATGAAACATGACTCTCATTCATTTAGTACTTACTATACTTAATTTCCCAAGTGGTGTCTTCTTCCCACAGGAATTCTATTTGCTCCACATGGTCAGTGTGGCTTAAAGCAAACTAAACTTGCAATgccttagggctgggcgatatggagaaaaacaaatatcacgatatttttgaccaaatacctctatcgatattgcaaagatattgtagggttgacaattatTGCTTTcccaaaaatatttacacaataatatttttgataaataatcatcagtaatgtggatataatgactaagtgggtaaaggcaaatagcagaacagctagaacagtctggtaagttcagaaaatgacatcactttactgtaatgcagcctttaaaaccaggaaaagacacttatgtcatattacgatatccaaaatctaagacaatatctagtctcatatcaccatatcgatatatgatatattgcacagccctagccTTACCTCATTGTTTGTTACATATGTCTGCTACTTTTgtaatgtatttatgtgttttattgcattttattgtATCATATTGTGTTGTTCTGTAGTATTAATAATAGGCCTTTCGTAATAAACTGCCCAGGGACGACAGATGAAAATGAGCTCTGACACATTTACATTAAAGtggaaactgaaactgaaaactgaaatataGATTATTGTGCACCGTCCctggtaaataaaaaaaaaaaaatgatacaaTCGAGAACATTAACTGTGGTGCAGAGAAAATATTGTATCGTTTGCCTTGCTAATGACAATCATGATGTTGATTAAAACACCAAAtgatgttggaaaaaagtctgtatttttgtgtgtgttctcctcAAAGGCAGCATCTGCTGGTGCACACGGCTCGGACTGAAGGCTACAGTAAACTGATGCTGGGAGACAACTGCACCAGACTGGCTGTAAAACTGCTCACCAGCATATCACTGGGCAGAGGAGCACAGCTGGCTCAGGACACGGTGCGTATGTGTGCAGATGATAGGCAGCGAGGGATTTACTGGGACGTTGCGTTCAGCCTACAGTGATGTTTCCCCTTCTTGTTAGATGTGATGTCTGACTTAAACCAATAATGTTAATTGTGTATACAGATTTACAGTTAGTTTACagtatcttgcacccagcgcagcgccccgcaaagcccgacccaagtgtttaagaccgacgcagttgtcattttcccatccagcgcccgcgtcaTTTAAATGGCAAATGCACCTGTGCCCATCTatggcccatgggcgtgctggtcttacagggacgtgtgttcaggtgcattctgggtgtattgctatcttgaggcagcgggaagtgatcgtgccattgaccaagaaaaacctggtctaaaatcaataacgcagcatttcattattattttaacagcaaaatagcacacacagggacgctcagcagcacacaaacatgcaaaagattagaaataaaaatactacggtgcaaatccaccatcataacagcaatgctccaaggtccaaacgcgcctggcttttaaagggaatgggagatgacactgattggttgattgcatattacacccaaaacacacctctgattaatgaagacactaaggacaaccctttagaaccaggcgcctgGCGCATGGACcctttttccgccgtcaaactagcaaaagtagatttggacacgccctaaacacacctgcgctgTGAGCTTCAAGCATGTTAAAATCATGAAGGAACGCAATTTATTACTCAGACTCAGCAATGTACACAATAGATAACAATGTCCTAGCATAAAATGATAATATAATCTGAATCCTATACATACATAGAGCACAGTTAAAAACCGAGCAGCAGTTAAAAGAATAGTGCATCAGTGCAAGTTCAGAGGACAGacttaaagggaaatttcaccgctggaaagctgaatatatctttaaattgggtcactaatgtagtagaaatgtgaaaagtagattgaaattggtgccttctaggccgagataagccagaaaatgtgtttttggctcatatggatgaaagacaccaaatcctagaatgcacttgctttgctgctgtatgaggccactcacaagccacgcctaccctttacagacaagtggtgttacacattacacattaaaaacatgcttttttttggccacagctgatacattatccggacttctttcagcggattgattgatagctccagagtgaacagaactgtgtccatggtaacgctctgctatgcatggcaacggtgtgttatccttagcaacggtctgttatcaagaaataacagaccgcattctacattagaattcaaccaagccatgtaataacagaaggctaacacatagctactagcattagctcttggctgtggtataaacattgagtataaacacagcgtacatttgcgtgggatgtagctagaattgtcggcattttacagttacaaactccaccagcagttagcagttagttggatacaaatcaccccatttctgcaacaggcagtccggggtaacacagcccacctccactagtagtcttacccggtgaccgagcagcaggctggattgtccacagcaatatttccacaacaacaaaaacacagcagtctctgaacttgcgttgggagtttcgttgaagttggatgtagtccagtgtgtttaatgagcggacacttgcaagcaggattggtgaacagatggctggctagcgttagctttccaccggcacactcgttcaacgctccccgctgatgaggtcactttaccggccacaggaatcgagcactaccgctggtctccgtgcaggcaaagctggcgtagtgtgtggagtattgcgtctgtaataaagtgtcctgcatattctccgatgtgtaccaatgtatcccggtggtacacgtgtgtggtagtttgaatgcacataattgttgttctaaaatttccgtcgggatgaacagttctgctcctgctgagaaactaagcgaggattcaagatggctgacactcgttttttcttCGGCAATCTCCGAAAAAAGCcaacagtccaaccccctttgggctatgcggaagtggctcctaatacacaatgaatacaggctgtagtcttttgcctctgggcaaaaaaaaactaagatgACGCagaaatcgtcattttgcgtcatctgaggcttttttccagacccacaatacagagatctcccctctcagggggacatgagggagggaagcatggtcattcaaaaatactaccaggtttctactgatacaaaacttaatgctaatcggtgaagtttccctttaagtcTGTGAGTTCATAAGCCTCCCAGCCTCTGGGAAGAAGCTGCACTTTAGCCTTTTGCCTGAGGTGAGGGGGGTGAACAGTTTGTGTGCCGGATGGGTGGGATCCTTCATGATAttagtgtatttgtgtgtgtgtttgtttgtgctaACAGGGTTTCTCAGACTCCAGATATGGTGACACAATATTAGTGAGGCCAATGAGGGACTACTCGGCTAAAGAGATAGCCTACTACAACCGTATGTTCAGCGTGCCCTCTGTTTTCCTACCAAGCCTGGACACAAAGGTAAGATCTGACAGTAACTGCCGGCCTGCACACTGCAGAGACAACCACACAGTGATGGCACAGTGGAACACAGTTGGGAAAAGGAAAGAACTTGCCATATATGTGTATAAAGGCTGATATATGCTTCTGCGTTGAATCGACGGCGTACACCCGCAGACcacaaggactgtgattggtcaactggtcctgtgtgttgatagtctgTGTTTCCAGCAGCatactgtggggagtagcagCATCATAGTTCACTGACATAAGCTTTGCAAATtaactcagacatattttggttacaatgacggggttatccgttagtaaagtgtctatatgtcagtaacgtTTTGAAATCAGCACTTtgccagcaagcagtactttgtgggcggttgtgctaaagtttgcataaactggctggcagacacctcgaaaataacctcagacttatcaCCCCGTAGCGTTAACggcggtgaaatgcaccgcgatgcaaagcaacccctacgcagaactccgaaagggtcacGACGCCGTAGGAGCAACGCCGTAGCTACGGcgtggagttgacgcagaagcatgAAACAGCGTTGAGAGAGAGCCTTCAGAACTCATTACTTTAAGCTACACCTACACTACTACATCTTGTATCGTCTGATATAtgtgttaacatcattactgtgattggaacttcctgcttcaaatgcagcCAATTACTTGACTCATTTctggtttgaaatgtgttactgttaacccttgttcccccccccccccttaaaaCGCACTCCCAAAGTAAATGTAGGTgacaggagaagaagctctggctgtctgggaGATGTCATAACATAACATTTAATGTATTACATAAGTAGAGACTATTGGTCAGATTATAACTacgaaggaaaaaaaacatttagtatTGACTGATCTGATAAGAACCTCCTCAACAACATTAATATTGGTCCTCATCAGCAGTAACTTAACACGACTCCTATAAGTGaacattaaatgtaaaataaaacccAAAGTTAATCCTAAAGTGAACTGGCTAACTCTGATCCTGCTCTGTGACCCAGCTCTAAAAAAGTGGCTTTAAAAATATGGAAATGTTGGTATCTTGTTATCCACCCAGTGGGCACCATGTTTTTGTAActatacagaaataaatactgtatgtctctGGTATTGCACGATATGAATGAAGTCTACTGTGATTCCATACGGTTGCGTTCagtgtgcgtttgtgtctgtcccacagacaacagacaagtCGAGCATCCAGCGTCTGACCGAGAGCTTTGTCACCAAGCTGCAGGCAGACTTCCCCTCTACAGTCAGCACCATCTACAGGTCAGCAGGAAACTACAAACATAATGGACATAAGCATGTGttcttttaatgcttttttccTAATTATTAGCAAGATAACATCAATCTAGAATTTGCCACACACAAATCCAccataaagtaattaaaaagctgctgtgtgtgcGCTGTAGGACCAGTGAGAAGCTACAGACAGCATGTAGGAGCGCCTCCGCAGCTGACCACTGTGACAGATGTCTGCTCTGCATGTGCGCCCTGGACACTGCTGTTGGTAAGTGTTACTAGAAATtagttaaaggacaaatctggcgcaaaatgaacctaggggttaacaacacatgggtaccgagtcaaccgttctctgggatatgttttcatgctaattgaatgggaccagttttagcgcaaactgcgtgtgtgtgtgcagtggtaTGTAAATACCCTGCCTTCAATGCTTTTTTCATTTGGATGTCCTCCAAGGCAGAGAGATCAATGCTTAGGATTCATAAGGATGTAAAATAAAGATAATACAGCCATGTCATCACAGAAAATACTGAACTTGGATCAGACCTCTACAGATAACTCGCTCAACCTCACAGTATCGGTCATTATTGGTCACCTAACAGGATGCAATATGTGCATCCAATAAAATAATGAGTAACGATACCGAAGACGCATGCATTGCTAATGTACAGAAAGTAAAACTAATACAGAGAAAACACATCACCGCATTTTTCGAAATCAAAAGCAGGACCAGCGATTCCCAcggtatttctttctttctttatcccCATCTACTCGTGGACGTCCAgagaaaaataacaacaaagcaCTGACGACCCATTGAGGCTTACCAGCCGGTAGCATACTGCTACAGACACACGTTAGCTTACCAGTAGCCATCAGCTGCACTTTTCCAGATACCATCGCCACTGCCAGAGTCTGCgttaacaggaaaaaaaagaagcagaactGGAAAATCCTCCTGCTGGTgtggtagtctatatcaacgacatttcatttccgggattgttcaggttcCTCTGGATGGCCATCATTTTGGgtcggatgtccgtccccttcctctttctttgtgttggcgttctaacctccggtggatttgtgaggactatggttaacagcTCCTTaggtctctgcagggtaaatccagacagctagctagactatctgtccaatctgagttttctgttgcactattaaactacttttgaacgtccacatgttccaccaaaacaagttccttcctgagactatttagcagaggcaccgtgtcTCAGTCTGGCACTTAGCGCCACACaggacaattgtgattggtttaaagaaatgccaataaaccagagcacgtttttctcccatcctggaatgctgtgtggactagccagaccctcctccgcagcgctgcggaggagggtctggcaatgcgaggctACCGGTGTGACTTATGTAAACAAACACCTACTGTAAAGCCTGTAGGCTCCGACCGGACTTCATGGTTCGTTCAGGTGCACCTCATTAAACGTATGGTGCATTCAAGTGCGCCTTGTTAACTCTGAGAAACTTACATTTTGTAAAGTGCCCTTCTGCCATCTAGAGGCTCTTATTGTGGCATTGCCATCACTGCTGGATAATTTttaatcgaatcgtgacatttaaATTCGAAAGTATAGTTTGAATCGTGGATTTGGATAATCTTAACTCCCCTACTTCAAAGTATATAATTGTTCTGTTTGTAAAATAGACGTAAATAGCAGATACAAGCATTCTTTACCCAACAAGAAAGAAGACCCTAATGATTTagtctttccttcctctctgccttcgtctccctctttctttcagaGAAGGCTTCAGCCTTCAA contains:
- the ctu2 gene encoding cytoplasmic tRNA 2-thiolation protein 2, yielding MCQVDEDYQEQLQQAELPSVSKKCVKCKEAPAAVVIRAGDTFCRGCFKEYFIHKFRAMLGKNRVIFPGEKVLLAVSGGPSSCSMLSQVQEGLSQNAHKKLRFLPGIVFIDEGGAVGQSVEERQRTLAELQAVFKATGFPFHMVPLEQVLELPSSVLVTAPALSEQPAGAYKAAVDRFIQRDSRSSVPPRQQEETSLPHVQESHRQLLQQLIGSAKTLTAREDLLNTLRQHLLVHTARTEGYSKLMLGDNCTRLAVKLLTSISLGRGAQLAQDTGFSDSRYGDTILVRPMRDYSAKEIAYYNRMFSVPSVFLPSLDTKTTDKSSIQRLTESFVTKLQADFPSTVSTIYRTSEKLQTACRSASAADHCDRCLLCMCALDTAVEKASAFKATLISEQLSQTKSPGASSAEVKRQNPAPVELESTAPSGDCCSSGGENCVKVASGGGCCSSAKVPETSDLKSLLCYSCKLTIKDMSSVERLPQYILSEAHRRQRRSQMREEISEFLLDDEDDGDEGD